The following are from one region of the Salvia splendens isolate huo1 chromosome 2, SspV2, whole genome shotgun sequence genome:
- the LOC121792872 gene encoding ATP synthase delta chain, chloroplastic, with product MAVLAASLQQTPVTFQHRSSSEFHSKPPTRLALTSSLKTPKLTIKPFRRRRGGATMSNTASGSYASALADVARNNNTLEKTFADVEKIASIFSDDSVLRFFANPTIGDAEKRGVVEEIARSSALQPHVSNFLNILVEMRRMDLVREIAKEFETVYNDLTKTEVAVVTSVVKLESQHLAQIARGVQKLTGARNVRIRTAIDPGLVAGFTIRYGNSGSKLIDMSVKKQLDEIAAQLELGDIQLAV from the coding sequence ATGGCCGTCCTTGCAGCCTCCTTGCAGCAGACTCCTGTAACCTTCCAGCACCGCTCGTCTTCCGAATTCCACTCCAAACCGCCAACGCGCCTCGCCCTAACCTCATCCCTTAAAACCCCCAAACTCACAATCAAACCGTTCCGCCGCCGCCGTGGCGGTGCCACGATGTCGAACACCGCCTCCGGAAGCTACGCGAGCGCTCTGGCCGACGTGGCGAGGAACAACAACACGCTGGAGAAGACCTTCGCCGACGTGGAGAAGATCGCCTCGATCTTCTCCGACGACTCCGTCCTCCGATTCTTCGCGAATCCGACGATCGGCGACGCGGAGAAGCGCGGCGTGGTGGAGGAGATCGCGAGGTCTTCGGCGCTGCAGCCGCACGTGTCGAATTTCCTCAACATCCTGGTGGAGATGAGGCGGATGGATCTGGTGAGGGAGATCGCGAAGGAGTTCGAGACGGTGTACAATGATCTGACTAAGACGGAGGTGGCGGTGGTGACGTCGGTGGTGAAGCTGGAGTCGCAGCACCTGGCGCAGATCGCGAGGGGGGTGCAGAAGCTGACCGGGGCGAGGAATGTTCGGATCCGGACGGCGATCGATCCGGGTCTGGTGGCCGGGTTCACGATCCGGTACGGGAATTCCGGGTCGAAGCTGATTGATATGAGCGTGAAGAAGCAGCTCGATGAGATCGCGGCGCAGCTGGAGCTCGGTGATATTCAGTTAGctgtttaa
- the LOC121792871 gene encoding phosphopantothenate--cysteine ligase 2-like — translation MDASNGLEDFEKTSDDDIKFFFDASPPLKNAAEIKRKTDEFIQKNSNSENPRRIVLVTSGGTTVPLEQRCVRYIDNFSSGHRGATSAEYFLRAGYAVVFLYREGTYQSFCTSLPNNPLLECLQVTKESNIAACPQYEKTVKEAIINSHAATSCGTLLKLPFTTIFEYLQNLQLIASSMSSIGSRALFYLAAAVSDFYVPWESMAVHKIQSSSGPLDMRLVQVPKMLLVLRRDWAPKAFCISFKLETDKNILLKKAGMALEKYSMDMVVANELLSRKEEVIIVTKGGNIVVKRDTTRADADVEEPLIKLIVDRHSASISSVS, via the exons ATGGATGCATCGAACGGTTTGGAGGATTTTGAAAAGACATCTGATGATGATATCAAATTTTTCTTCGATGCATCCCCTCCTCTGAAGAATGCTGcagaaatcaaaagaaaaactgATGAATTCATTCAAAAGAATTCGAATTCAG AAAACCCTAGGAGGATAGTGTTGGTGACCTCTGGAGGGACAACTGTTCCTTTGGAGCAACGGTGTGTTCGTTACATTGATAATTTCAGCTCAGGCCATCGAGGAGCAACTTCAGCAGA ATATTTTTTGAGAGCTGGATATGCAGTGGTGTTCCTTTATCGCGA AGGAACCTACCAGTCATTTTGCACATCTCTTCCAAACAATCCATTGCTCGAATGTTTACAAGTTACTAAGGAATCCAATATTGCAG CATGTCCACAATATGAGAAAACGGTCAAGGAAGCTATTATTAACAGTCATGCG GCAACTAGCTGTGGCACCTTGTTGAAACTTCCCTTCACTACCATCTTCGAGTATCTTCAG AATTTGCAGTTGATTGCATCATCAATGAGTAGCATTGGCTCACGGGCGCTTTTTTATCTCGCTGCAGCAGTGTCTGACTTTTATGTTCCTTGGGAAAGCATG GCAGTGCATAAGATTCAATCCAGCTCAGGTCCTCTGGACATGCGACTCGTCCAGGTTCCGAAGATGCTGTTGGTGCTGAGGAGAGACTGGGCTCCCAAGGCCTTCTGTATATCATTCAAG CTAGAGACTGATAAGAATATTCTTCTGAAGAAGGCTGGTATGGCTCTTGAGAAATACAGCATGGACATGGTGGTGGCTAATGAGCTCCTATCGCGTAAAGAGGAGGTCATCATCGTCACCAAGGGTGGAAACATCGTCGTTAAACGAGACACAACTCGGGCCGATGCTGACGTGGAGGAGCCGCTGATCAAACTCATTGTGGATCGGCATTCTGCATCTATAAGCTCTGTCTCATAA
- the LOC121792869 gene encoding transcription factor TGA3-like → MTTPTTQFAPSSRLGLYEPMHQMSMWEEDTFDGNISPNVCNINDADDKIDYTSDKSAEDSRPSRAISDKTQRRLAQNREAARKSRQRKKVYVQQLETSRLKLTQLELELERARQQGMLIVGATAHMGLCGSVSSGIAIFEVEYSHWLDQQERKIAELKNVLRTPLGDPELSVMVESVLSHYCSLFRMKRDAARADAFYLVSGMWKTSVERFFLWIGGFKPSELINVVMPQLQLLTEKQTANINILKHSCMQAEDALSQGMEKLQQTLAQSVTLPGPGIGNYCSQTAFALENLESLEGFINQADHLRQQTLKHMASILTTRQAANGLVAFGEYFQRLRTLSSLWSARSPGKPA, encoded by the exons ATGACTACTCCGACAACTCAGTTCGCGCCATCAAGCAGGTTGGGGTTGTACGAACCGATGCACCAGATGAGTATGTGGGAAGAAGACACATTTGATGGCAACATTAGCCCCAACGTTTGCAACATCAACGACGCAGACGACAAGATTGACTACACTTCAGACAAATCAGCTGAGGATTCTCGACCTTCAAGAGCCATCTCCGACAAG ACACAGCGGCGCTTGGCTCAAAACCGCGAAGCTGCAAGGAAGAGCCGTCAAAGAAAGAAG GTTTAcgttcaacagttggaaacgaGCAGATTGAAGCTAACTCAACTCGAGCTCGAGCTCGAGAGAGCTAGACAGCAG GGGATGCTTATCGTGGGTGCAACGGCGCATATGGGCTTGTGTGGGAGTGTGAGCTCGGGAATTGCCATTTTCGAGGTGGAGTATAGCCACTGGCTAGATCAGCAGGAGAGGAAGATCGCCGAGCTAAAAAACGTGCTTCGAACGCCCTTAGGCGATCCGGAGCTAAGTGTAATGGTTGAGAGCGTTCTCAGCCATTACTGCAGCCTCTTCCGCATGAAGAGGGATGCCGCGAGGGCCGACGCCTTCTACTTGGTCTCAGGCATGTGGAAGACCTCAGTCGAGAGGTTCTTCCTGTGGATCGGGGGCTTCAAGCCCTCGGAACTCATCAAC GTGGTTATGCCGCAGCTGCAGCTTCTCACCGAGAAGCAAACAGCGAACATTAATATCTTGAAGCACTCGTGTATGCAGGCTGAGGACGCTCTGTCGCAAGGGATGGAGAAGCTCCAACAGACCCTCGCGCAGAGCGTCACCTTACCGGGCCCGGGAATAGGAAACTACTGCTCCCAGACCGCCTTTGCCCTCGAGAACTTGGAGTCACTAGAGGGTTTCATAAACCAG GCTGATCATTTGCGACAGCAAACTCTGAAACATATGGCGAGTATATTGACTACACGACAAGCAGCTAATGGATTGGTTGCATTCGGGGAGTATTTTCAGCGTTTGCGGACGCTTAGCTCACTCTGGTCCGCCCGTAGCCCGGGCAAACCAGCATGA